The proteins below come from a single Prochlorococcus marinus str. MIT 9215 genomic window:
- the holA gene encoding DNA polymerase III subunit delta, whose protein sequence is MPIQILWGNDLNAQNTFIQKLIDKEVSKEWKEINVTNLNGDDDEQVKKAFDEVLTPPFGDGYRIVTLKNNPIFTAKNENLRTKFEKIHNNIPQNTYLILQNTKKPDSRLKSTKFLQKLIKNNLAKEKSFSLPDIWDFEGQKRFLEDAANEMNIKIDKNAAELIIDSVGNDSFKLINELAKAKTYLSALSSDSKSKLVLKSIDVKKIFSDNQSNIFKIIDLFLQKNINESLIEINYCLQKGEPALRLNAGLISQIRIHAIIKLAVNSGNDNAKKICNLAGISNPKRIFFIQRKVKNVSQEYLINLMSNLLDIESLLKQGNNPINVFTEKLINLS, encoded by the coding sequence ATGCCAATACAAATATTATGGGGTAATGATCTAAATGCTCAAAACACATTTATTCAAAAATTAATTGATAAGGAAGTATCCAAAGAATGGAAAGAAATAAACGTAACTAATTTAAACGGAGATGATGATGAGCAAGTCAAAAAAGCTTTTGATGAAGTTCTTACACCTCCTTTTGGGGATGGATACAGAATAGTTACATTGAAAAATAATCCAATTTTTACTGCAAAAAATGAGAATCTAAGAACTAAATTTGAAAAAATTCATAACAATATACCTCAAAATACTTATTTGATTTTGCAAAATACAAAAAAACCAGACTCAAGACTAAAGAGTACTAAATTTTTACAAAAACTTATCAAGAATAATTTAGCCAAAGAAAAATCATTTTCTCTGCCAGATATATGGGACTTTGAAGGACAAAAAAGATTTTTAGAAGATGCAGCAAATGAAATGAATATCAAAATTGATAAAAATGCAGCTGAATTAATTATTGATTCTGTTGGGAATGATAGCTTTAAACTAATAAATGAATTAGCCAAAGCAAAAACATACCTTTCAGCATTATCAAGTGATTCGAAGTCAAAACTTGTTCTTAAAAGTATTGATGTAAAAAAAATATTTAGTGATAATCAATCCAACATTTTCAAAATCATTGATCTTTTCTTACAAAAAAATATTAATGAAAGCCTCATTGAAATAAATTATTGCTTACAGAAAGGAGAACCTGCTTTAAGACTAAATGCAGGTTTAATTAGTCAAATAAGAATTCATGCCATTATAAAATTAGCAGTTAATTCAGGAAACGATAATGCAAAAAAGATTTGTAATCTTGCAGGCATTTCTAACCCAAAAAGAATTTTTTTTATTCAAAGAAAAGTGAAAAATGTATCCCAAGAATATTTAATTAATTTAATGAGTAACTTATTAGATATTGAATCATTACTGAAACAAGGTAATAATCCTATAAATGTTTTTACAGAGAAATTAATTAATTTAAGTTAA
- the tilS gene encoding tRNA lysidine(34) synthetase TilS, which produces MSDKKLTQKNWSAWHHQLHKEIVSKKIFIPKGSNILISVSGGQDSMALLNLINDLKKIHNWTISVWHGDHQWHKKSSLYALELKSYCEDKNISFSFDQANKENISSEEKAREWRYKKLCERAKTLLNKNQQKHNIYLLTGHTSSDNAETFILNLSRGSNFAGLSNIQSKRLLENQIFLIRPILIFSREDTKKFCNHMKIPVWEDPTNSDLKLKRNLVRKKIIPTLEVIYPGCSERIHNFSQKMSNYNNERNDLSELAYLYCKDVKGINRNLLNNMCIEARCTILNRFLKEISTKQCSSKNLTKLATSIYEKNKGQINFQDFLKIVWNKNYINFEKVKM; this is translated from the coding sequence ATGTCTGATAAGAAATTAACTCAGAAAAATTGGTCAGCATGGCATCATCAGCTTCATAAGGAGATTGTTTCCAAAAAAATATTTATTCCCAAAGGATCGAATATTTTAATAAGTGTTTCCGGGGGACAAGACTCAATGGCCTTATTAAACTTAATTAATGACCTAAAAAAAATACATAATTGGACTATTAGTGTTTGGCATGGTGATCATCAGTGGCACAAAAAATCCTCACTATATGCTCTTGAATTAAAAAGTTATTGCGAAGATAAAAATATTTCATTCTCTTTTGATCAAGCAAATAAAGAAAATATTTCTTCAGAAGAAAAAGCAAGAGAATGGAGGTATAAAAAATTATGTGAAAGAGCCAAAACTTTATTAAATAAAAACCAGCAAAAACACAATATTTATTTGTTAACTGGTCATACGAGTAGTGATAACGCTGAAACATTTATCCTCAATTTATCTAGAGGAAGCAATTTTGCCGGTCTTAGTAATATTCAGAGCAAAAGATTACTAGAAAATCAAATTTTTTTAATAAGGCCAATATTAATTTTCAGTAGAGAAGATACAAAAAAATTTTGTAACCATATGAAAATCCCAGTCTGGGAAGATCCTACAAATTCAGATCTTAAATTAAAAAGAAATTTAGTAAGAAAAAAAATTATTCCTACCTTGGAGGTTATCTATCCTGGTTGTTCTGAAAGGATACATAATTTTTCCCAAAAAATGAGCAATTATAATAATGAACGCAATGATCTTAGCGAACTAGCCTACCTATATTGTAAAGATGTAAAAGGTATCAATAGGAATCTCTTAAATAATATGTGTATTGAAGCGCGGTGCACAATCTTAAATAGATTTTTAAAAGAAATATCTACAAAGCAATGTAGTTCTAAAAATCTAACAAAATTAGCAACTTCAATTTATGAAAAGAATAAAGGTCAAATTAACTTTCAAGATTTTTTAAAAATTGTTTGGAATAAAAACTATATAAACTTTGAAAAAGTTAAGATGTAA
- the dapA gene encoding 4-hydroxy-tetrahydrodipicolinate synthase, whose amino-acid sequence MISETNFTNPLFGRILTAMVTPFNENGDVDYELAIKLSNYLFENGSDGIVLCGTTGESPTLSWSEQHDLFTAVKGSLDSSCKVIVGTGSNSTIEAIEATRKAYESGADGALVVVPYYNKPPQEGLYTHFSSIANSAKDLPLMLYNIPGRTGCNLLPDTVKKLMDFSNILSIKAASGRIEEVTELRAACGPELFIYSGDDSLLLPMMSVGAVGVVSVASHLVGTQLREMIFFFLDGEVSKALEIHEKLQPLFKGLFETTNPIPVKAALELLGWKVGSPRNPLTPLNKEQKENLSKIIKNLSL is encoded by the coding sequence ATGATTTCAGAAACTAATTTTACTAATCCATTATTTGGGAGAATATTAACTGCAATGGTGACTCCATTTAATGAAAATGGAGATGTAGATTATGAATTAGCTATAAAACTTTCAAATTATTTGTTTGAGAACGGTTCTGATGGCATTGTGCTATGTGGTACTACTGGAGAATCGCCGACTCTTTCGTGGTCAGAACAACATGATTTATTTACTGCAGTAAAAGGATCTTTGGATTCAAGCTGTAAAGTAATCGTTGGTACTGGTAGTAATAGTACAATCGAGGCCATAGAAGCTACCAGAAAAGCTTATGAGTCAGGGGCTGATGGCGCTTTGGTTGTTGTTCCTTATTACAATAAACCACCTCAAGAGGGTCTTTATACACATTTCAGTTCCATTGCTAATTCTGCAAAAGATTTGCCCTTAATGCTTTACAACATACCTGGAAGGACAGGTTGTAATTTATTACCTGATACTGTGAAGAAACTTATGGATTTCTCAAATATTCTCAGTATTAAAGCTGCAAGCGGTAGAATAGAGGAAGTGACGGAGTTAAGGGCAGCTTGCGGTCCTGAACTTTTTATATATAGTGGCGATGATTCTTTATTGCTTCCTATGATGTCTGTTGGTGCTGTTGGTGTGGTAAGTGTGGCTAGCCATTTGGTTGGGACACAATTAAGGGAAATGATTTTTTTCTTTCTTGATGGGGAGGTTTCTAAAGCATTAGAGATTCACGAAAAACTTCAACCACTTTTTAAAGGACTCTTTGAAACAACAAATCCTATTCCAGTTAAAGCTGCTTTAGAGTTGTTAGGTTGGAAAGTTGGTTCTCCAAGAAATCCATTAACACCACTTAATAAAGAACAAAAAGAAAATTTATCTAAGATAATTAAAAATCTGTCTTTGTAA
- a CDS encoding aspartate kinase produces MALLVKKFGGTSVGDIKKIKNIARNICKSKEAGNEIVVVVSAMGQATDDLNCLAESISKNPNRRELDMLLSTGEQVTIALLSIALNEFGIPAISMTGSQVGIITESIHGKARILDIKTERIQNYINQGFVVVVAGFQGTTLSHTGSMEITTLGRGGSDTSAVALSTALGAETCEIYTDVPGVLTTDPRIVPSAKLLDEISCEEMLELASVGASVLHPRAVEIARNYGIKLCVKSSQSESSGTLLESQIQPLPLKRGSLELTKTVNSLEVLENQAVFSLSNIPDRPGIAAQIFEKLSEASINVDLIIQATNDGNNNDITFTVSDLEVKKTAEQCELITSQLGGEYNLKTKMTKLSIQGAGIMGRPSVSADLFDTLSQANINVRLIATSEIKVSCVIEINNIPKAIRFVAEKFKLSDTQIFINPINKKQNQPEVRGIALDKNQVQVSFRKLPDRPGVAASICLALAENNLLFDTIVQSERISSLKTKDISLTMNKQDREKANLVFEALTKKLPGSYIEDGPAIAKVSTVGAGMAFKVGTAGKIFRALANQNINIEMIATSEIRTSCIVLEKDCDNAVSAIHNHFELEK; encoded by the coding sequence ATGGCTTTACTAGTAAAAAAATTTGGCGGTACTTCTGTCGGTGATATTAAAAAAATTAAAAATATTGCAAGGAACATTTGTAAAAGTAAAGAAGCAGGAAATGAAATTGTTGTAGTTGTCTCTGCAATGGGCCAAGCAACAGATGATTTAAATTGTTTAGCGGAATCAATTAGTAAAAATCCTAATCGAAGAGAATTGGATATGCTGCTCTCAACTGGAGAGCAAGTAACCATAGCTCTTCTCTCAATAGCATTGAATGAATTCGGAATACCTGCGATTTCAATGACCGGTAGCCAGGTCGGGATTATTACTGAATCAATTCATGGGAAAGCCAGAATTCTGGATATTAAAACAGAAAGAATCCAAAATTATATAAATCAGGGTTTTGTAGTTGTAGTGGCTGGATTTCAAGGAACAACATTAAGCCATACGGGTTCAATGGAAATTACAACTTTAGGTAGAGGTGGTTCAGATACTTCCGCGGTCGCTTTATCAACAGCTTTAGGTGCTGAGACTTGCGAAATATATACAGATGTTCCAGGGGTTCTTACTACTGATCCAAGAATTGTTCCTAGTGCAAAACTCTTAGATGAAATTAGCTGTGAGGAAATGCTTGAGCTTGCAAGTGTCGGTGCTTCAGTTCTGCATCCAAGAGCAGTAGAAATTGCTCGCAATTATGGAATTAAATTATGTGTCAAATCAAGCCAAAGTGAATCGAGTGGGACTCTTCTAGAAAGTCAAATTCAACCTCTGCCGCTAAAAAGGGGAAGCTTAGAATTAACAAAAACAGTCAATAGTCTTGAAGTATTAGAAAACCAAGCAGTGTTCAGTCTCTCAAATATTCCTGATAGACCTGGGATTGCTGCACAAATATTTGAAAAACTTTCAGAAGCAAGTATTAATGTAGATTTAATCATACAAGCAACAAATGATGGAAATAATAACGATATTACATTTACTGTTAGTGATTTAGAAGTTAAAAAGACTGCAGAACAATGTGAACTTATAACTAGCCAATTAGGAGGAGAATATAATCTAAAAACAAAAATGACTAAACTAAGTATTCAAGGAGCAGGCATTATGGGTAGACCAAGTGTTTCAGCTGATTTATTTGATACTTTATCTCAAGCAAATATAAATGTCAGGTTAATAGCTACTAGTGAAATTAAAGTCAGCTGCGTAATTGAAATCAATAATATACCTAAAGCTATTAGATTTGTTGCTGAGAAATTCAAGTTATCCGATACACAAATATTTATTAATCCAATCAACAAAAAACAAAATCAACCTGAAGTAAGAGGAATTGCATTAGATAAAAACCAAGTTCAAGTAAGTTTTCGAAAACTGCCTGATCGTCCAGGTGTAGCAGCATCGATATGTTTAGCATTAGCTGAAAATAATTTACTTTTCGATACGATCGTGCAGTCTGAGAGAATTTCCTCTTTAAAAACTAAGGATATTAGTCTTACAATGAATAAGCAAGATAGAGAAAAAGCTAACTTAGTTTTTGAAGCCTTAACAAAGAAATTGCCCGGCTCATACATTGAAGATGGCCCTGCGATAGCCAAAGTAAGTACTGTAGGAGCAGGAATGGCATTTAAGGTTGGAACCGCTGGAAAAATTTTTAGAGCACTGGCTAATCAAAATATCAATATTGAAATGATTGCAACTAGTGAAATTAGAACTTCATGTATTGTCTTAGAAAAAGATTGTGACAATGCTGTTAGTGCGATTCATAATCATTTCGAATTAGAGAAATAA
- the uvrB gene encoding excinuclease ABC subunit UvrB — protein MNNYKLQAPYEPNGDQPEAIKQLVKGVNTGKEFQTLLGATGTGKTFTIANVIQQTGRPALVLAHNKTLAAQLCNELREFFPKNAVEYFISYYDYYQPEAYVPVSDTYIAKTASINEEIDMLRHSATRSLFERKDVIVVASISCIYGLGIPSEYLKAAVKFEVGKSINLRSSLRSLVENQYTRNDIEITRGRFRIKGDVLEIGPAYEDRLIRIEFFGDEVEAIRYIDPTTGEILESLEQVSVYPAKHFVTPKERLESAISAIRSELKTQLEKFTYEGKLLEAQRLEQRTKYDLEMLKEVGYCNGVENYARHLSGREEGSPPECLIDYFPKDWLLVVDESHVTCPQLHAMYNGDQSRKKVLIDHGFRLPSAADNRPLKCEEFWEKSKQTLFISATPGQWELDQCDGKFIEQVIRPTGVLDPVIDVRPSEGQIEDLLSEIRIRAKKNQRVLVTTLTKRMAEDLTDFLSENKVRVRYLHSEIHSIERIEIIQDLRMGEYDVLVGVNLLREGLDLPEVSLVAILDADKEGFLRAERSLIQTIGRAARHVEGVALLYADNFTDSMKRAISETERRRTIQKKYNQVNGITPKPAGKKIENSILSFLELSRKLDADGLSKDLINIVNNKTDSILNSSDNQCLLEELPDLIEKLEIKMKDAAKELNFEEAANLRDRIKKLRQKLARNN, from the coding sequence ATGAACAACTATAAGCTTCAAGCTCCTTATGAACCAAATGGAGATCAACCAGAAGCTATTAAACAATTAGTTAAAGGCGTCAATACTGGTAAAGAATTTCAGACTCTTTTAGGAGCTACTGGAACTGGTAAAACATTTACTATTGCGAATGTAATTCAACAAACAGGAAGACCAGCACTTGTATTAGCCCATAACAAAACGCTAGCTGCGCAACTATGTAATGAATTAAGGGAATTTTTTCCAAAAAATGCTGTTGAGTACTTCATCTCTTACTACGATTATTATCAACCTGAAGCTTATGTACCTGTAAGTGATACTTATATAGCCAAAACTGCTTCAATTAATGAAGAAATAGACATGCTTAGGCATTCAGCAACACGCTCATTATTTGAAAGAAAAGATGTAATTGTTGTAGCCTCAATAAGTTGTATTTATGGTCTTGGTATACCGAGTGAGTATTTAAAAGCTGCAGTTAAATTTGAAGTGGGAAAATCAATAAATCTACGTTCTTCTTTAAGGTCTCTCGTTGAAAATCAATATACTAGAAATGATATTGAAATTACTAGAGGTAGATTCAGAATTAAAGGTGATGTTTTAGAAATCGGTCCAGCTTATGAAGATAGATTGATAAGAATCGAATTTTTTGGTGATGAAGTCGAAGCTATTAGATATATTGACCCTACTACAGGAGAAATACTTGAAAGCTTGGAACAAGTTAGTGTTTACCCAGCGAAGCATTTTGTGACTCCAAAAGAGAGACTTGAGAGTGCAATAAGTGCAATTAGAAGTGAATTAAAAACTCAACTTGAAAAATTTACATACGAAGGAAAATTATTAGAGGCTCAACGTTTAGAACAACGTACAAAATATGATTTAGAAATGCTTAAAGAGGTTGGATATTGTAATGGAGTTGAGAATTATGCTCGTCATTTATCAGGCAGGGAGGAAGGTTCACCGCCAGAATGCTTAATAGATTACTTTCCTAAAGATTGGTTGTTGGTAGTTGATGAAAGTCATGTAACATGTCCTCAACTTCATGCGATGTACAATGGTGATCAATCTAGAAAAAAAGTTTTAATAGATCATGGTTTTAGATTGCCAAGTGCTGCAGATAATAGACCTTTAAAATGCGAAGAGTTTTGGGAAAAATCAAAACAGACATTATTTATAAGTGCAACTCCCGGCCAATGGGAATTAGATCAATGTGATGGTAAATTTATTGAGCAAGTTATAAGACCAACTGGGGTATTAGACCCTGTAATTGATGTAAGACCTAGTGAGGGCCAAATAGAAGATCTGTTATCTGAAATAAGAATTAGAGCTAAAAAGAATCAAAGAGTGCTAGTGACAACACTTACTAAGAGAATGGCTGAAGATCTTACTGATTTTTTATCTGAAAATAAAGTAAGAGTTAGATATTTGCATTCCGAAATCCATTCAATTGAGAGAATTGAAATTATTCAAGACCTTAGAATGGGTGAATATGATGTTTTGGTAGGAGTAAATTTATTAAGAGAGGGACTAGATCTTCCTGAAGTATCTTTAGTTGCCATTTTAGATGCTGATAAAGAAGGTTTTTTGAGAGCAGAAAGGTCATTAATTCAAACAATTGGAAGAGCTGCAAGACATGTTGAAGGTGTTGCCTTGCTTTATGCAGATAATTTCACAGATTCAATGAAAAGAGCAATATCTGAAACTGAAAGAAGAAGAACTATTCAAAAAAAATATAACCAGGTCAATGGTATTACTCCAAAACCTGCAGGTAAAAAAATTGAAAATTCAATATTATCTTTTCTAGAACTTTCCAGAAAATTAGATGCTGATGGTTTATCTAAAGATTTAATAAATATTGTGAATAATAAAACTGACTCAATTCTCAATTCCAGCGATAATCAATGTTTGCTTGAAGAGTTGCCTGACTTAATAGAAAAGTTAGAAATTAAAATGAAAGATGCTGCAAAAGAGTTAAATTTTGAAGAAGCAGCAAATTTGAGGGATAGAATCAAAAAATTAAGACAAAAATTGGCAAGAAATAATTAA
- a CDS encoding ribonuclease J — translation MNTNQIKSNIKQAQTKTNSPCLKIIPLGGLHEIGKNTCVFEYGDDIILIDGGLAFPSDGMHGVNVVMPDTTYLQANLHRFRGMIVTHGHEDHIGGISHHLKKFRIPVIYGPPLAMSMLKGKMEEAGVADRTTIQIIEPRQVVKLGQNFSIEFIRNTHSIGDSFSLALTTPVGVVFFTGDFKFDHLPPDNKHADIERMVYYGEKGVLCLLSDSTNSEVKGFVPSEISVFPNLDRLISEAKGRVMLTTFASSTHRVAMVIQLAIKHGRKIGLMGRSMLNVVGKCRELGYIKCPDDLFFPIKSIRDLPDRETLLLMTGSQGEVMAALSRIGRDEHPHVKLKTTDTVIFSSSPIPGNTISVVHSIDKLIKLGANVIYGKEHGIHVSGHGCRDDQRLMLALIKPKFFVPVHGEYRMQVLHGKTAVSMGVDPNNVLILDNGDTIELRADSMIQGEPVKSGIEMLDNTRTCVVDARALKERQQLADDGIVTVLAPISTDGNMVAPPRVSLRGVVISADPRKMSMWTEREISWVLANRWKQLSRQTGPNNFEVDWIGVQREIENGLSRRMRRELQVEPLILCLAQPAPSGTRAYQPKLDDEVKHQPRHKHYPNVNNYPNNSKQNNFKNQLPKNDQSRNNIINEPVENKEEVSSGRTRRRRSAVTS, via the coding sequence ATGAATACAAATCAAATCAAATCAAATATTAAACAAGCTCAAACAAAAACGAACAGTCCTTGCTTAAAGATCATTCCCTTAGGAGGACTGCACGAAATAGGAAAAAATACATGCGTTTTTGAATATGGAGATGACATTATTCTTATAGATGGTGGATTAGCTTTTCCTAGTGATGGCATGCATGGAGTAAATGTTGTCATGCCAGATACAACCTATTTGCAAGCTAACTTACATAGATTTCGTGGAATGATAGTTACCCACGGTCATGAAGATCATATTGGAGGAATATCTCACCATTTAAAGAAATTTAGAATTCCCGTTATCTATGGCCCACCTTTGGCTATGTCAATGCTAAAAGGCAAAATGGAAGAAGCTGGCGTGGCAGATAGAACAACTATACAAATTATTGAACCAAGACAAGTTGTTAAACTTGGCCAAAATTTTTCAATAGAGTTTATTCGTAATACTCACTCTATTGGGGATAGTTTCTCCTTGGCTTTGACTACCCCAGTTGGAGTTGTCTTTTTTACTGGTGATTTTAAATTTGATCATCTGCCTCCAGATAATAAACATGCAGATATTGAAAGAATGGTCTATTACGGAGAGAAAGGTGTTCTTTGTTTACTTTCAGATTCAACTAATTCTGAAGTAAAGGGATTTGTTCCTTCAGAGATTTCTGTTTTTCCAAATCTAGATCGATTAATATCTGAAGCCAAAGGAAGAGTAATGCTAACCACTTTTGCAAGTTCTACTCATAGAGTTGCGATGGTCATTCAGTTAGCAATAAAGCATGGAAGGAAAATTGGATTAATGGGCCGTTCAATGTTAAATGTAGTCGGTAAGTGCCGCGAATTGGGCTATATCAAATGCCCAGATGATCTTTTTTTCCCCATCAAAAGTATTCGAGACTTACCAGATAGAGAAACATTGCTTTTAATGACCGGTAGTCAAGGTGAAGTAATGGCTGCTTTAAGCAGGATTGGAAGAGATGAGCACCCTCATGTAAAACTTAAAACAACTGATACTGTTATATTTTCTTCTAGTCCTATTCCAGGGAATACTATTTCTGTTGTTCATAGTATTGATAAATTAATTAAATTAGGAGCCAATGTTATTTATGGAAAAGAACATGGAATTCATGTCTCTGGCCATGGATGCAGAGATGATCAAAGATTAATGCTCGCATTAATTAAGCCGAAGTTTTTCGTTCCTGTGCATGGAGAATATCGAATGCAAGTTTTACATGGTAAAACTGCGGTTTCAATGGGGGTTGATCCAAATAATGTGCTAATTCTTGATAATGGTGACACTATCGAACTTAGAGCAGATTCTATGATTCAAGGAGAACCTGTTAAATCTGGAATCGAAATGTTGGATAACACTAGAACATGTGTTGTAGATGCAAGAGCACTTAAAGAAAGACAGCAGTTGGCTGATGATGGGATTGTTACTGTTTTAGCACCTATAAGTACAGACGGTAATATGGTTGCTCCACCAAGGGTCAGTCTTAGAGGAGTTGTAATCTCTGCAGATCCTAGAAAAATGTCAATGTGGACAGAAAGAGAGATAAGTTGGGTTCTAGCAAATAGATGGAAACAATTATCAAGACAAACTGGACCAAATAATTTTGAGGTTGATTGGATTGGTGTACAAAGAGAAATTGAAAATGGTTTATCTAGACGAATGAGGCGAGAGTTGCAAGTTGAACCTTTAATTCTATGCTTGGCACAGCCTGCGCCTAGTGGAACTAGGGCATATCAACCTAAATTAGATGATGAAGTAAAACATCAACCGAGACATAAACATTATCCTAATGTTAATAATTATCCTAATAATTCCAAACAAAATAACTTCAAAAATCAGCTGCCTAAGAATGATCAATCTCGTAATAATATTATTAATGAACCAGTAGAAAACAAAGAGGAGGTTTCTTCGGGACGTACTAGAAGGAGAAGATCTGCTGTTACATCTTAA
- a CDS encoding DUF561 domain-containing protein produces MSLINLLPQKIKEELRSKSLLKVISGLNNFDVPSVKIVVEAASLGGADLVDIACKPELVDLALQNSTLPVCVSSVVPRSFLDSVKAGASLIEIGNYDTFYEKGINFSDEKVLNITKETRDLLPNVPLSVTVPHTMPIDKQVDLALKLVEEGVDIIQTEGGTSSAPYSPGIQGFFEKSVPTLAATYAIYHEFKKQSLNIPIMSASGLSQVTCPLAISSGASAVGVGSVVNKLDDLISMIAVVRGLKESLKNSIIEEKIS; encoded by the coding sequence ATGAGTCTGATTAATCTTTTGCCACAAAAAATTAAAGAAGAGTTAAGAAGCAAATCTTTACTCAAAGTTATTTCTGGATTGAATAATTTCGATGTTCCATCTGTGAAAATAGTTGTTGAGGCTGCTTCATTAGGAGGTGCAGATCTTGTCGATATTGCTTGTAAACCTGAACTCGTTGATTTAGCACTTCAGAATTCAACACTACCTGTTTGTGTTAGTTCAGTAGTGCCTCGATCTTTTCTAGATTCTGTAAAAGCAGGAGCATCATTAATTGAGATAGGAAATTACGATACTTTTTATGAAAAAGGTATTAATTTTTCAGATGAAAAAGTTTTAAATATTACAAAAGAGACGAGGGATTTATTGCCTAATGTTCCTTTATCAGTAACTGTTCCTCATACTATGCCTATTGATAAACAAGTTGATCTTGCTTTAAAGCTAGTGGAAGAAGGTGTTGATATTATTCAAACAGAAGGTGGCACCAGTTCTGCACCTTATTCTCCAGGAATTCAAGGCTTTTTTGAAAAATCAGTACCAACTCTTGCAGCTACTTATGCTATTTATCATGAATTTAAGAAACAATCTCTGAATATACCAATCATGAGTGCTTCTGGATTAAGCCAAGTAACTTGTCCGTTAGCAATATCCTCTGGAGCCTCAGCAGTTGGCGTTGGATCTGTAGTTAATAAATTAGATGATTTAATATCAATGATTGCGGTTGTTAGAGGCTTAAAAGAATCTTTGAAAAATTCAATAATTGAAGAAAAAATTTCTTAG
- a CDS encoding precorrin-8X methylmutase, whose amino-acid sequence MVIDHPIFLESIRFIRSHLEANDLNYLEKKVLERLVHTSGDFSVQNLLNFGEGACEKGLQALKNGAPILTDTDMAAAAIKSMAENTTRNEVFTARMWIGKNNQTQLTKTAYGLSKGWKELSAINYGSKSPIVVIGSSPTALTYLIDILENAKDLPSLIIGMPVGFIGVEKSKNKLISTDLPRIVLNSTRGGAAMAAAAVNALLRETI is encoded by the coding sequence ATGGTAATAGATCATCCAATTTTTTTGGAAAGCATCAGATTCATAAGATCTCATTTAGAAGCCAATGATCTAAATTATTTGGAAAAAAAAGTTTTAGAAAGATTAGTCCATACTTCAGGAGATTTTTCAGTTCAAAATCTTTTAAATTTTGGAGAAGGTGCTTGCGAAAAGGGGCTTCAGGCACTGAAAAATGGTGCTCCGATTTTAACTGATACCGATATGGCTGCAGCAGCAATAAAATCCATGGCAGAAAATACCACTAGGAATGAAGTATTCACGGCTAGAATGTGGATTGGAAAAAATAATCAGACACAATTAACTAAAACTGCATATGGCTTAAGTAAAGGTTGGAAGGAGTTATCCGCTATAAATTATGGAAGCAAATCACCTATTGTAGTTATTGGCAGTTCTCCAACAGCTTTAACTTATTTAATTGATATTTTAGAGAATGCAAAAGATTTACCTAGTTTAATTATTGGGATGCCCGTTGGCTTTATTGGAGTAGAGAAAAGCAAAAACAAACTGATTTCTACAGATCTTCCTAGAATTGTTTTGAACTCAACTAGAGGAGGTGCTGCCATGGCAGCTGCTGCGGTCAACGCCTTGTTGAGGGAAACTATTTAA